In Desulfovibrio sp. JC022, the following proteins share a genomic window:
- the ybgF gene encoding tol-pal system protein YbgF → MKKSLIAALIAFPLATGLNGCVTTSDMDKMRLELRQTRTQLNKKIDNLDQQVSADNVTLREEIKKTSSPVQTQQANMYAEVNALKMQVAKLQGTVNTMSQSVNRLDAGDTNSTLSLEDLSKKVENMRLALESQLAIDLGLIKAQAPKDKATQEAVAETAAAVGGIAAVVAPDPKKAEPADPAQALYDKGLALFKERKYKDAIRDMAEFTKTFPKHKLVPNAIFWEGECYYQLKDYANAALKYQVVIAKHSKSNKYRSALLKQGLCLIKLGKTKSGRYILEDLVKKAPDSAEAKRAKSIIKNLK, encoded by the coding sequence ATGAAAAAATCTCTTATTGCTGCCCTGATTGCCTTTCCTCTGGCTACCGGCCTTAATGGCTGCGTAACCACATCCGATATGGATAAAATGCGTCTGGAACTCAGGCAGACCAGAACCCAGCTCAATAAAAAGATTGATAATCTCGACCAGCAGGTTTCCGCAGACAACGTCACCCTGCGTGAAGAAATAAAAAAAACAAGTTCCCCGGTGCAGACCCAGCAGGCAAACATGTATGCTGAAGTTAATGCCCTGAAAATGCAGGTCGCCAAACTTCAGGGAACAGTCAACACTATGTCCCAGTCTGTGAACAGACTTGATGCCGGGGACACCAACAGCACCTTATCTCTTGAAGATCTTTCCAAAAAAGTCGAAAACATGCGGCTGGCTCTTGAAAGTCAACTCGCCATTGATCTCGGTCTGATCAAAGCTCAGGCTCCCAAAGACAAAGCGACACAGGAAGCTGTAGCTGAAACAGCAGCAGCCGTGGGAGGGATTGCCGCGGTAGTAGCTCCTGATCCGAAAAAAGCTGAACCAGCCGACCCGGCGCAGGCTTTGTATGATAAGGGACTTGCCTTGTTCAAAGAGCGTAAATACAAAGACGCTATCAGGGATATGGCCGAATTCACCAAGACCTTCCCTAAGCATAAGCTTGTTCCCAACGCGATTTTCTGGGAAGGTGAATGTTACTACCAGCTCAAGGATTACGCCAATGCCGCCCTCAAATATCAGGTTGTCATTGCCAAGCATTCCAAGAGCAACAAATACAGATCCGCACTGCTCAAGCAGGGACTCTGCCTGATCAAACTGGGCAAAACCAAATCAGGCCGCTATATCCTCGAAGATCTGGTCAAAAAAGCCCCGGATTCAGCTGAAGCAAAACGTGCGAAAAGCATAATCAAGAACTTAAAATAA
- a CDS encoding DUF493 domain-containing protein: protein MGASMEQFKATLDEHHEWPCDYTFKFIVPSKSLDELKSMIDGFPYTERDSKTGKYTSVTVVIHANSSDVILNVYEKAATIEGLISL from the coding sequence ATGGGAGCATCCATGGAACAATTCAAAGCAACCTTAGATGAACATCACGAATGGCCTTGCGACTACACCTTTAAATTCATCGTGCCCAGCAAGTCTCTGGATGAACTAAAATCCATGATCGACGGATTCCCCTACACTGAAAGAGATTCCAAAACAGGCAAATACACCAGCGTAACCGTGGTTATCCATGCCAATAGTTCAGATGTGATCTTGAATGTCTATGAAAAAGCAGCAACCATTGAAGGACTCATTTCCCTTTAG
- a CDS encoding tetratricopeptide repeat protein, with amino-acid sequence MASAFGGVGIINLLRGELYKAEDNFMKALELHKKDNNMLNVARSYANLGLIYKIFGQLDKAECYHKKSLTIGLELNNRECIGQQYCNLGIIWKERGNYVKAEELYRKALEIFIDLGCKIDIAKQYGNLGVLRTIQKKYEDAEQFYQKALKINHELNSKDGVATQYANLGILRRYQGNFDGAKDLFEKALKINAELESIEGIALCYVSMGLMYKASNKLKLAEKYFQMSLCLYKRLHATMMIAKVQGYLDELAAEKEN; translated from the coding sequence ATTGCCTCTGCGTTTGGTGGTGTCGGAATCATTAATTTGTTGAGGGGAGAATTATACAAAGCAGAAGATAACTTTATGAAAGCTTTAGAACTTCATAAAAAAGATAATAACATGCTTAATGTCGCTAGGAGTTATGCTAATTTAGGGTTAATTTATAAAATTTTTGGTCAACTTGATAAGGCTGAATGCTATCACAAAAAATCTTTAACCATAGGTTTAGAGCTTAATAATAGGGAATGTATTGGTCAGCAATATTGTAATCTTGGTATTATATGGAAAGAGCGTGGTAATTATGTAAAGGCAGAAGAACTCTACCGTAAGGCTCTAGAGATATTCATTGATTTAGGGTGCAAAATTGACATTGCTAAACAATATGGAAATTTAGGTGTACTTAGAACTATTCAAAAAAAATATGAAGATGCAGAGCAATTTTATCAAAAAGCATTAAAAATTAATCACGAGTTAAATAGTAAAGATGGTGTTGCAACTCAATATGCAAATTTAGGAATTTTACGCCGATATCAAGGAAACTTTGATGGTGCAAAAGATCTCTTTGAGAAAGCTTTAAAAATTAATGCTGAATTGGAGAGTATAGAAGGAATAGCTCTTTGTTATGTCAGTATGGGGTTAATGTATAAGGCATCTAATAAGTTAAAATTAGCTGAAAAGTATTTTCAGATGTCGCTCTGTTTATACAAGCGATTGCATGCAACTATGATGATTGCTAAAGTGCAAGGCTATCTAGACGAACTCGCTGCCGAAAAGGAAAACTAA
- a CDS encoding integrase core domain-containing protein codes for KDITEYWIRQYNEERPHESLGDMTPVEYVQKHSPQENSTYGWH; via the coding sequence AAGGACATAACCGAATACTGGATTCGTCAATACAACGAAGAGCGGCCACATGAATCGCTCGGAGACATGACCCCAGTCGAGTATGTCCAAAAACATTCACCCCAAGAGAACTCTACTTATGGATGGCACTAA
- a CDS encoding protein phosphatase CheZ — protein sequence MIHDDQIVREMMEKVSEDLSKSLKESIADAVQKEISKSMSKTLLEGEFYRRINIDLQNGLRDIYQEVAKAKKGPAGSPEPVVCVDSDPDQLFTEASDQLDAIMRTTEKATQDIMDILEKTQETQSALANIVKAFESGGVKKEQRQELANINDTLGQDIMTIMTTLSFQDLTGQRIKIIIDTIKSVEKIVLDLYMSTGLKIKAREEAPEKSLEELDQEAESKMSELKGPTEKADQGDVDDLLASLGL from the coding sequence GTGATTCATGATGATCAGATAGTGCGGGAGATGATGGAAAAGGTTTCTGAAGACCTGAGCAAAAGTCTCAAGGAAAGCATTGCCGACGCAGTGCAAAAAGAAATATCCAAGAGCATGTCTAAAACCCTGCTTGAGGGAGAATTCTACCGCCGCATCAACATTGACCTGCAAAACGGTCTCCGTGATATCTATCAGGAAGTAGCCAAGGCCAAAAAAGGACCCGCAGGTTCTCCTGAACCGGTAGTATGTGTTGATTCTGACCCTGATCAGCTTTTCACCGAAGCATCCGACCAGCTTGATGCCATTATGCGCACAACCGAAAAAGCCACGCAGGACATTATGGATATTCTTGAGAAAACTCAGGAAACCCAATCAGCCCTCGCTAATATTGTTAAGGCTTTTGAATCCGGCGGTGTAAAAAAAGAACAGCGTCAGGAACTGGCCAATATCAATGATACGCTAGGTCAGGATATTATGACCATCATGACCACCCTCTCCTTTCAGGATCTCACCGGGCAGCGCATCAAGATAATCATCGATACCATCAAGAGTGTCGAAAAGATCGTTCTCGATCTGTACATGTCCACCGGGCTGAAAATCAAAGCCCGCGAAGAGGCCCCGGAAAAATCCCTTGAAGAGCTCGATCAGGAAGCTGAATCCAAAATGAGCGAACTAAAAGGCCCCACCGAAAAGGCCGATCAGGGTGATGTTGATGATTTGTTGGCGTCGCTTGGGTTGTAA
- a CDS encoding PLD nuclease N-terminal domain-containing protein, translated as MFFGSIPNLPMETWIIILGSVGLFAALTLFAIWDAFNREFPSNMEKVGWIQLAIFIPFFGCLAYFLLGRKRGIKNNEE; from the coding sequence ATGTTCTTCGGATCAATTCCCAATCTTCCCATGGAAACCTGGATCATCATCCTCGGCAGTGTCGGTCTTTTTGCAGCCTTGACACTTTTCGCCATATGGGATGCATTCAACAGGGAATTTCCGTCAAACATGGAAAAAGTCGGCTGGATACAGCTTGCGATTTTTATTCCTTTTTTCGGCTGTCTGGCTTACTTTCTCCTCGGTAGAAAAAGGGGGATAAAAAATAATGAAGAATAA
- the lgt gene encoding prolipoprotein diacylglyceryl transferase has product MNPILFSIGSINVYAYSVYLTAGCLLGIGWAMRAARLWELDYKLAPVAGLIAVISGVIGARALYVALYPQEFAGTLIKIFYIWQGGLVFSGAIIFGSLAGLLYLRSKQQPIMDWLDCFAPGIALGMSVGRLGCFFAGCCYGKPTDLPWAVTFKNSASLAPLFQSLHPTQLYHSLAGLVTFLILLVAGNYIHTEGRITGLFLILFSAFRFIIEFFRADYRGELGPLSMTQFITLVFFAIGIYLLSIYKKRSS; this is encoded by the coding sequence ATGAATCCGATCCTGTTCAGCATAGGTTCCATAAATGTTTACGCTTACAGCGTGTACCTGACTGCCGGGTGCTTGCTGGGCATAGGCTGGGCCATGCGCGCAGCAAGACTTTGGGAGCTGGATTATAAACTTGCTCCGGTCGCCGGGCTAATTGCTGTAATAAGTGGCGTTATCGGCGCGCGGGCACTTTATGTTGCGCTGTATCCACAAGAATTCGCCGGAACCCTGATCAAAATATTTTACATCTGGCAGGGCGGGCTGGTCTTTTCCGGCGCAATAATTTTCGGTTCACTGGCGGGATTGCTTTATCTGCGTTCCAAGCAGCAACCTATTATGGATTGGCTGGATTGCTTTGCACCGGGTATCGCGCTGGGAATGTCAGTGGGACGTCTGGGATGTTTCTTCGCCGGATGTTGCTACGGCAAACCGACTGACCTGCCGTGGGCGGTTACTTTCAAGAATTCTGCATCGCTGGCCCCGCTCTTTCAATCCTTGCACCCTACCCAGCTTTACCACTCACTTGCCGGGCTTGTTACATTTCTGATTCTGCTTGTTGCCGGAAACTATATTCATACCGAAGGCCGCATTACCGGGCTTTTCCTGATATTGTTTTCTGCGTTCAGATTTATTATTGAATTTTTCAGGGCGGATTACCGGGGCGAACTCGGTCCGCTGTCTATGACTCAGTTCATAACACTTGTCTTTTTCGCAATTGGTATATACCTGTTATCAATATACAAAAAAAGGAGTTCCTAA
- a CDS encoding MBL fold metallo-hydrolase, which yields MAITITGQYTKPCKISVLCDNESLSENLGKEWGFSMSLELPGENIWLWDCSASDLFLKNADAMKIDVSKAKGLALSHGHWDHTGGMDALMEADFMGPVYAHPDFANKRYSKEDDGTAKEASFKCDYPGTIIVRDDAELDDGLFMITEIPRREGLFEATKGLFMDEELTQVDHVRDDAFMLLMSDSGPVVILGCCHSGLANSLYHMRELTGIDSVHAIIGGLHLYIADEDECEHTAKVIEEFNPKMISPGHCTGKDGYDFLKQRLSCEVVPMGSGSVYEF from the coding sequence ATGGCCATCACTATAACAGGACAATACACTAAACCGTGCAAAATATCCGTACTCTGTGACAATGAATCCCTGAGTGAAAATCTCGGAAAGGAATGGGGTTTTTCCATGTCCCTTGAATTGCCCGGAGAAAATATCTGGCTTTGGGATTGCAGCGCAAGTGATCTTTTTCTGAAAAATGCTGACGCCATGAAGATTGATGTCAGCAAGGCTAAAGGTCTGGCGCTCAGTCACGGGCACTGGGATCATACCGGAGGCATGGACGCACTCATGGAAGCCGATTTCATGGGGCCGGTTTACGCTCACCCGGATTTTGCCAACAAGCGCTATTCCAAAGAAGATGACGGTACAGCCAAAGAAGCTTCGTTTAAATGCGATTATCCCGGAACCATCATTGTTCGCGATGATGCAGAGCTTGATGACGGGCTGTTCATGATCACAGAAATTCCCCGCCGTGAAGGGTTGTTTGAAGCAACAAAGGGCTTATTCATGGACGAAGAATTGACTCAGGTCGACCATGTCCGCGATGACGCTTTTATGCTGCTCATGAGCGACTCAGGGCCGGTAGTCATACTCGGTTGCTGTCACAGCGGTCTGGCCAATTCGCTCTATCACATGCGTGAGCTGACCGGAATTGATTCCGTCCATGCCATTATCGGCGGCCTGCATCTTTATATTGCTGACGAAGATGAGTGCGAGCATACCGCCAAGGTAATTGAAGAATTCAACCCCAAGATGATCTCCCCCGGACATTGTACCGGAAAAGACGGATACGATTTCCTTAAACAAAGACTTTCTTGCGAAGTGGTGCCCATGGGGTCCGGTTCAGTTTATGAATTCTGA
- a CDS encoding DUF3536 domain-containing protein: protein MSGKFLCIHGHFYQPPREDPWLDMIFPEGSSAPFRHWNERICRESYGPLAWARRMGGDGIFDIVNCYEWMSFNVGPTLFRWIERAEPELYAKIIEGDALSLKRWGHGNAIAQIYHHVIMPLASELDRDAEVAWAVADFESRFKRKPEGMWLSETACNTDTLETLADHGIAFTLLAPRQAESIADLNSDDWQEVDEYSINIKEPYLVELPSGRTISVFFYDGGLSQAIAFEGLLKNGDEFWNKLSGASAEGLLSIGTDGETYGHHVEFGEMALAYVLAQAIEERDGISLLNYGAYLEQNPPTRKVKIREDSSWSCYHGIERWRADCGCCTGGHPDWNQQWRRPLREGLDAVKTLMNAHYFNHGDQIFKDSRKALIEYGTVLSGLATEEEFFKQNFKVSKESVEADMGWKLLSMQKWALSSFASCGWFFDDLARLEPVNNMSFALRAIEIAQETGLIGLEEKFLSIAGEARSNEERYGSTVDLWSSKIKPQSETPGSLIGQALARLYVEGVLPQPGEEGRIEWPGVSVLVRTNDSSLVVARGEAEIKWHLESELRTYGWKWEKGERVLTGSVEVSLPGGQIEHYPLTEISWKKKQSLALTWVNRFAQKSWETQILNTGCGPVLFNEFEDYQTSQTWAPRWRKLWPGLAWSYIFSGDNVSKDFLLFMKEVGHDHADVDYFIEQLAKQLCVMLHNDLTLWDSIRGVIERARKINLPVDLWRLQNCYWDKILLGENDPELAKMIGFDL, encoded by the coding sequence ATGTCAGGCAAATTCTTGTGCATACATGGCCATTTTTACCAGCCCCCCCGCGAAGACCCGTGGCTGGATATGATTTTTCCTGAAGGAAGTTCCGCTCCATTCCGGCATTGGAATGAACGCATCTGCCGTGAAAGTTACGGACCGCTGGCATGGGCCAGACGTATGGGCGGTGATGGTATTTTTGATATCGTCAACTGTTATGAGTGGATGAGTTTTAATGTGGGACCGACTCTGTTTCGCTGGATTGAAAGGGCCGAGCCGGAACTTTACGCCAAGATAATTGAAGGGGACGCCCTGAGCCTTAAGCGTTGGGGACACGGTAACGCCATTGCCCAGATTTACCATCATGTTATCATGCCTCTTGCTTCGGAGCTGGACCGTGATGCCGAGGTGGCCTGGGCTGTTGCTGATTTCGAGTCCCGCTTCAAGCGTAAGCCTGAAGGGATGTGGCTTTCTGAAACTGCCTGCAATACAGACACCTTAGAAACACTTGCCGACCATGGCATTGCATTTACTTTGCTGGCTCCGCGACAGGCTGAATCAATTGCTGATTTGAATTCAGATGACTGGCAGGAAGTGGACGAATATTCCATCAATATCAAAGAACCTTATCTGGTTGAGCTTCCTTCCGGCAGGACTATTTCGGTTTTCTTTTATGACGGAGGTCTTTCGCAGGCTATTGCATTTGAAGGTCTTCTTAAGAACGGGGATGAGTTTTGGAACAAACTCTCGGGTGCATCGGCTGAAGGACTTCTTTCCATTGGTACGGACGGTGAAACATACGGACACCACGTTGAATTCGGAGAAATGGCTCTTGCCTATGTTCTTGCTCAGGCTATTGAAGAGCGCGACGGAATCTCTTTGCTTAATTACGGGGCTTATCTCGAACAGAACCCTCCTACACGTAAGGTGAAAATTCGTGAAGACTCTTCATGGAGTTGCTATCATGGAATTGAGCGTTGGCGCGCCGATTGCGGTTGCTGTACCGGAGGGCATCCGGACTGGAATCAGCAATGGCGTAGACCTTTGCGTGAAGGGCTTGATGCCGTTAAAACTTTGATGAATGCCCATTATTTTAATCATGGTGATCAAATTTTCAAGGATTCCCGTAAGGCATTGATTGAGTATGGAACTGTTTTGAGTGGTCTGGCTACTGAAGAAGAATTCTTCAAGCAGAACTTTAAAGTTTCTAAAGAGAGTGTTGAGGCTGATATGGGCTGGAAGCTCCTTTCCATGCAGAAATGGGCCCTTTCATCCTTTGCGAGCTGTGGCTGGTTCTTTGATGATCTGGCCCGTCTGGAGCCAGTCAACAATATGAGCTTTGCACTCAGGGCAATTGAAATTGCACAAGAAACCGGGTTGATCGGTCTGGAAGAAAAATTTCTTTCTATTGCCGGGGAGGCCCGGTCCAATGAAGAGCGGTACGGTTCTACCGTTGATCTTTGGAGCAGTAAGATTAAACCTCAGAGCGAAACTCCGGGTAGCCTGATCGGGCAGGCTCTGGCCCGCCTTTACGTGGAAGGGGTGCTGCCTCAGCCCGGCGAAGAAGGGCGCATTGAGTGGCCGGGAGTTTCTGTGCTGGTGAGAACTAATGACAGTTCTCTGGTTGTTGCCCGCGGTGAGGCTGAAATAAAGTGGCATCTTGAATCGGAGCTCAGAACTTACGGCTGGAAGTGGGAAAAAGGAGAGCGTGTACTTACCGGATCGGTAGAAGTATCCCTTCCCGGAGGGCAAATAGAACATTATCCGCTGACTGAGATTTCGTGGAAAAAGAAGCAATCCTTAGCTCTTACCTGGGTAAACAGGTTTGCACAGAAATCATGGGAAACCCAGATATTAAACACCGGATGTGGTCCGGTTCTTTTCAATGAATTTGAAGATTACCAGACTTCACAGACTTGGGCACCGCGCTGGCGTAAATTATGGCCCGGATTGGCTTGGAGTTACATTTTTTCCGGTGATAATGTCAGTAAGGACTTTCTACTTTTCATGAAGGAAGTCGGGCATGATCATGCTGATGTGGACTATTTTATTGAGCAGCTTGCTAAGCAGCTTTGCGTAATGCTGCATAATGACCTGACACTCTGGGATAGCATCCGCGGTGTTATTGAAAGGGCGCGAAAGATTAATCTTCCTGTTGACCTTTGGCGGCTTCAGAACTGCTATTGGGATAAAATCCTGCTGGGAGAAAACGATCCTGAACTTGCGAAAATGATAGGTTTTGATTTGTAA
- the ileS gene encoding isoleucine--tRNA ligase produces the protein MSDYKKTLCLPKTKFPMKANLKQREPEMLKRWEEMSVYDKMVEANADAEQYVLHDGPPYANGHIHMGTAMNKVLKDIIVKSRNLQGMKAEYVPGWDCHGLPIEHKVEQELKKKKKELPTTVIRRLCREYAEKFVGIQRKEFKRLGVLGNWEDPYLTMKPEYEAATARELGRFMEKGSVVRGKKPIHWCCDCRTALAEAEVEYEDHTSPSIYVRFPLSDEKVLKALPEDVASKVDLSRTYVCIWTTTPWTIPDNMAVAVHPEFEYVVAEVNGDIYILAERLLPVCAESFGWESWNVLATVEGAKLEGAVAKHPIYDRESPIVLADYVTLDSGTGCVHTAPGHGREDFETGLKNGLEIYSPMNNSGVFLKEVEFFGGMNVWEANPKVIEKLEELGNLLAHEKITHSYPHCWRCKEPVIFRATTQWFIGMEENDLRGKALKAIKDDVEWIPAWGEKRIYSMVENRPDWCISRQRNWGVPIIALICEDCDEVYNESEWVFSVVDEFEKHERGCDYWFEKSVEEIAPDGLKCPKCGGNHWAKEDDILDVWFDSGTSYAAVVEKRKEHRFPADLYLEGSDQHRGWFHSSLLASVGTRDVPPYKTVLTHGYVVDKNGRKMSKSIGNVMAPQEIIDQHGAEILRMWVSAVNYQEDVRISDEILSRMVDTYRRVRNTCRYILGNLNGFNPETDAVAPAEMLPVDHFALDLVGRQHEVIQQAYANFEFHKVYHTLHNLCTTELSAFYLDIIKDRLYVSGEKSLERRSAQTVLWQTMLMLLKDMAPVLSFTAEEAYSHMPEEMKGDADTVFAIRPELLKAEIDDAERKRWELLMEVRTEVTKAIEPLRREKVIGHSLDTKITLFANEDIAKALENIERREFFIVSGVEIASLADASDDADKPEELEGLAIKVEKAQGEKCSRCWRYDTLGSNAEHPELCPRCTAVLAG, from the coding sequence ATGAGCGATTATAAAAAGACCCTGTGTCTGCCCAAGACCAAATTTCCCATGAAAGCCAACCTCAAACAGCGCGAGCCCGAAATGCTCAAACGCTGGGAGGAAATGTCCGTATACGACAAGATGGTAGAAGCTAACGCTGATGCCGAGCAGTACGTCCTGCACGACGGCCCCCCGTACGCAAACGGCCACATTCACATGGGCACAGCCATGAACAAGGTCCTCAAGGACATTATCGTGAAATCCCGCAACCTGCAGGGCATGAAAGCCGAATATGTTCCGGGCTGGGACTGCCACGGTCTGCCCATTGAGCACAAAGTTGAGCAGGAACTTAAGAAAAAGAAAAAAGAACTGCCCACCACCGTTATCCGCCGCCTCTGCCGCGAATACGCAGAGAAATTCGTCGGTATCCAGCGCAAGGAATTCAAACGCCTCGGCGTGCTCGGTAACTGGGAAGATCCTTACCTGACCATGAAGCCCGAATACGAGGCAGCAACTGCCCGTGAACTGGGCCGTTTCATGGAAAAAGGTTCTGTTGTGCGCGGCAAGAAGCCCATCCACTGGTGCTGTGATTGCCGTACAGCTCTTGCTGAAGCGGAAGTAGAATATGAAGATCACACTTCGCCTTCTATATATGTACGCTTCCCGCTCAGCGATGAAAAAGTTCTCAAAGCCCTGCCCGAAGATGTTGCATCCAAAGTGGACCTGTCCCGCACCTACGTGTGTATCTGGACCACCACTCCCTGGACCATCCCCGACAACATGGCTGTGGCTGTTCATCCCGAATTTGAATATGTTGTTGCTGAAGTAAACGGCGACATCTACATCCTTGCCGAAAGACTGCTGCCCGTTTGCGCTGAGTCCTTCGGCTGGGAAAGCTGGAATGTGCTGGCAACCGTTGAAGGTGCAAAACTTGAAGGCGCAGTTGCAAAGCATCCCATCTACGACCGCGAATCTCCCATCGTTTTGGCTGATTACGTAACTCTCGACTCCGGTACCGGTTGTGTTCACACTGCTCCCGGCCATGGTCGCGAAGACTTTGAAACCGGCCTGAAGAACGGTCTTGAAATATACTCCCCCATGAACAACAGCGGTGTGTTCCTCAAAGAAGTGGAATTCTTCGGTGGCATGAATGTCTGGGAAGCCAACCCCAAGGTCATCGAAAAACTGGAAGAGCTGGGCAATCTCCTCGCACATGAAAAAATCACCCACTCCTACCCCCACTGCTGGCGTTGTAAAGAGCCTGTAATCTTCCGCGCAACCACCCAGTGGTTCATCGGCATGGAAGAAAACGACCTGCGCGGTAAAGCCCTCAAAGCCATCAAAGATGATGTTGAGTGGATTCCCGCATGGGGTGAAAAACGCATCTACAGCATGGTTGAAAACCGCCCTGACTGGTGTATCTCCCGTCAGCGTAACTGGGGTGTACCCATCATCGCCCTGATCTGTGAAGATTGCGACGAAGTATACAACGAATCTGAATGGGTTTTCTCCGTAGTAGACGAATTTGAAAAACACGAACGCGGCTGTGACTACTGGTTCGAAAAATCCGTTGAAGAAATCGCTCCCGACGGCCTCAAATGCCCAAAATGCGGCGGCAACCACTGGGCCAAGGAAGACGACATCCTCGACGTATGGTTTGATTCCGGTACCAGTTACGCAGCTGTTGTTGAAAAACGCAAGGAACACCGCTTCCCCGCAGATCTGTACCTCGAAGGTTCCGACCAGCATCGCGGCTGGTTCCACAGCTCCCTGCTCGCATCCGTGGGTACCCGCGACGTGCCTCCCTACAAAACCGTACTGACTCACGGTTACGTTGTGGACAAGAACGGTCGCAAGATGTCCAAGTCCATCGGTAACGTCATGGCACCGCAGGAAATCATCGACCAGCACGGTGCAGAAATCCTGCGTATGTGGGTTTCCGCGGTTAACTATCAGGAAGACGTGCGTATCTCCGACGAAATCCTGAGCCGCATGGTTGATACCTACCGCCGCGTGCGTAACACCTGCCGCTACATTCTCGGTAACCTCAATGGTTTCAACCCCGAGACTGACGCAGTAGCACCCGCGGAAATGCTGCCTGTCGACCATTTCGCACTTGATTTGGTAGGCCGCCAGCACGAGGTAATCCAGCAGGCTTACGCAAACTTTGAATTCCACAAAGTTTACCACACCCTGCACAACCTCTGCACCACTGAGCTTTCCGCTTTCTACCTTGATATCATCAAGGACAGACTCTACGTGTCCGGCGAGAAGAGCTTAGAGCGTCGCTCCGCACAGACCGTACTCTGGCAGACCATGCTCATGCTGCTCAAAGACATGGCTCCCGTACTTTCTTTTACCGCAGAGGAAGCATATTCCCACATGCCGGAAGAAATGAAAGGTGACGCCGATACCGTCTTCGCCATCCGTCCCGAGCTGCTCAAAGCTGAAATCGACGACGCCGAGCGCAAAAGATGGGAACTGCTCATGGAAGTTCGTACCGAAGTAACCAAGGCTATCGAACCGTTGCGCCGCGAAAAGGTCATCGGTCACTCTCTCGATACCAAGATCACCCTCTTCGCCAACGAAGACATCGCCAAGGCTCTCGAGAACATCGAGCGTCGTGAATTCTTCATCGTATCCGGTGTTGAAATCGCGTCTCTGGCCGATGCATCCGACGATGCGGACAAGCCGGAAGAGCTGGAAGGTCTTGCCATCAAGGTCGAAAAAGCACAGGGTGAAAAATGCAGCCGCTGCTGGAGATACGACACCCTCGGCTCCAATGCAGAACACCCGGAACTCTGCCCGCGCTGCACAGCAGTTCTGGCCGGTTAA
- a CDS encoding 4Fe-4S binding protein has product MSESKNFNKIIHLSFPPNTSGRPVVCNLGKLYNLSFNILKADINPRLEGSMTLEITGLEEDYHKGINYLKENGVRLIPVAQKIARDEESCMHCGMCLAMCPTGALSLEKDTRLVLFDLEKCTACGLCTKVCPVRAMEVDPQD; this is encoded by the coding sequence ATGAGCGAGAGCAAGAACTTTAATAAAATTATCCACCTTTCTTTTCCCCCGAACACATCCGGCCGCCCGGTTGTGTGCAATCTGGGTAAACTCTACAACCTCAGCTTCAACATCCTTAAAGCTGATATCAACCCCAGACTCGAAGGCAGTATGACCCTTGAGATTACCGGGCTCGAAGAAGATTACCATAAAGGTATCAATTACCTTAAAGAGAACGGGGTAAGACTTATCCCTGTTGCTCAGAAAATTGCCAGGGATGAAGAATCCTGTATGCATTGCGGCATGTGTCTCGCCATGTGCCCCACAGGCGCTCTTTCCCTTGAAAAGGACACCCGTCTGGTTCTTTTTGATTTGGAAAAATGTACCGCTTGCGGACTCTGTACCAAAGTCTGTCCCGTACGGGCCATGGAAGTTGATCCGCAGGATTAG
- the lspA gene encoding signal peptidase II yields the protein MNKYFLAGIISVVTLVLDQVTKIAVREKMVLWTSEVVIPGFFNLVHVVNKGAAFGFLNRADITWQRNFFVVVTIIALGAIGMLLKSAEERDKFQIVGLGCVLGGAIGNLIDRVLYHEVTDFLDIYYGSHHWPAFNVADIAICVGAFALIISFYKNK from the coding sequence ATGAACAAATATTTTTTGGCTGGGATCATTTCTGTTGTGACGCTGGTTCTAGATCAGGTCACTAAAATTGCGGTTCGTGAAAAGATGGTTCTCTGGACATCAGAGGTCGTTATTCCCGGCTTCTTTAATCTGGTGCACGTGGTCAATAAGGGCGCGGCCTTCGGATTTTTGAACCGTGCGGATATCACCTGGCAGCGCAATTTCTTTGTGGTGGTTACCATTATTGCGCTCGGTGCCATCGGCATGCTGCTGAAATCTGCTGAAGAACGGGACAAATTCCAAATCGTGGGTCTGGGCTGTGTGCTGGGCGGAGCGATCGGTAATTTGATCGATCGGGTGCTTTATCATGAAGTGACCGATTTTCTGGATATCTACTATGGATCGCATCACTGGCCGGCTTTCAATGTGGCAGATATCGCCATCTGCGTGGGTGCTTTTGCATTGATCATATCCTTTTATAAGAACAAGTAA